TGTCTCCCGAAGTGGTTACCATTGGTTAGTGGCTGACGATAGGTAACGGCCGTGGCCCGGCCAAGACGGCACTTCCCCGACAGGTGGTGAGCTCCAGGTGACCCCTTCGAGCAAGGGCGATCTCTTCGACCCCGCGTGCCCGACCCGCAAGCTGCTCGACCGGATCGGCACGAAGTGGACGTCGATGGCGGTCAAGGTGCTGGCCGACGCCGGCCCGGCCGAAGTGCGGTTCGCGGACCTGCAACGGCGGATGCCGGGGGTGTCGCAGAAGATGTTGTCCGTGACGCTGCAGAGCCTCACGCGCGACGGACTGGTGGCGCGCCGGGTCGAGCCGACAGTGCCGCCGAAGGTCCACTACCGCCTCACCGACCTGGGGCGCTCGCTCGAGGTGCCGCTGGCCGCCCTGCGCAGCTGGGCCGAGGAACACATGCCGGCGATCGACCGGGCCAACGCCGTCGCCCGGGACTGAACCGCGCCGAGGTCGTCACCACCGTGCCCGGCCGGACAGATGGCGTCGGACAAGATCGGCTTCACCGGCTGACGACGCCGGCGGCGGTGTGCCAGGCTGGGGGAGACCGCCGCCGAAAGGAACGCCATGCACCGGCTCACCGTCCTCTACCCGCCGCCCGCCGACGAGGCCCACTTCCGCGACTACTACGTGAACACCCACCTGCCGCTGGCGGCGAAGCTGCCGGGGCTGGTGCAGTCGCAGTACTCCTTCGACGTGGCCTCCCTCGCCGGCCAGAGCAAGTACTTCGCGGTGTTCCACGCCGACTTCGAGTCGGCGGAGGCGATGGCATCGGCCTTGGGCTCCGAGGAGGGCAAAGCCGTGTCGGCGGACGTACCCAACTACGCCAGCGGCGGCGTGGAGCTGATCCACTACCCGCTCAGCTGATTCTCCCGGCGTGACCCACGCGTCACCCGGGCCACCACGAGCCCGCCCGCGAAGAACAGCACCACCAGCGCCAGCAGGACGATCGCCAGGGTCACCGAGCCGCTGATCAACGTCGTGAAGTTCGCCAGCACCAGCACCGTCACCACGACGATGCCGGCCAAGCCCAGCGCCGGCGCGACTCGCGTGTGCCACAGCCGGTCGTCGACCCGGTTGCGCGCGAAGAACACGATGATCGCCGCGCCGGTCAGCACCATCAGCGCCAGGATGCTGACCGTCGCCAGCCCGGACATCCACGTGAACAGGTTCAGCACCGGATCCGAGCCCGCGACCACGAACACCGCCAGGATCACGGCCGCGGACGCCGACTGCGTGAGCGAGCCGATGTGCGGGGAGCCGTGCCGGTGGTGCGTGCGGGCCAACGCCTCCGGGCCGACGCCCTGGCGGCCGAGGGCGTAGTGGTAGCGCGCGATCGCGTTGTGGAACGCCAGCAGCGCGGCGAACAAGCTCGTCAGCAGCAGGATGTTCATGATGTCGGCGTACGCGGTCCCGAGGTACCGGGCGGCCGCGCTGAACACGAGACCCGCGGTGTCGCCGCCGGCCGCGGCCTCGACCTTCGACGGGCCGTAGGCGATGACCATCGTCCAGCTGCAGACCGCGTAGAACACACCGATCAGCAGGACGGCGGTGTAGGTCGCCGCCGGGATCGTCCGCCGCGGCGAACGGGCCTCCTCGCCGTAGATCGCCGTCGCCTCGAACCCGATGAACGACGCGACGGCGAACATGATCGCGATCCCCGGCGCTCCGTGGAAGAAGCCCGCCGGGCTGAACGAGCCGGGCGAATACCCCTCCGGCCCGCCCTTGACGAGGATCGTCACGGCGAGCACGGCCAGCACGCTCATCTCGAGCACCAGCATCACGCCGAGGACGCGCGCGCCGAGGTCGATGCTGCGGTAACCGAGCGGGGCCACGACGAGCAGCAGCACCCCGGCGAGGACCCACCACGGGATGGACGGGCCGCCGTAGTGGGTGATGAGCCCCTGCAGCGTCGTCGCGGCCAGGCCGTAGATCCCGGCCTGGATGGCGGTGTAGGTCAGCAGCGCCAGCCCGGCCGCGCCGAGCCCGGTCGCGGGACCCAGCCCGCGAGTGACGTAGGCGTAGAACGCGCCCGCGTCGACGACGTGGTGGCTCATGGTCGCGTAGCCGACGCTGAAGAGCAGCAGCACGACCGCGACGACGACGTAGGCGAGCGGGACGCCGGGCCCGTTGCTGATCGCGAGCATGACCGGCAGTGCGCCGCCGATCGCGGTC
The window above is part of the Amycolatopsis camponoti genome. Proteins encoded here:
- a CDS encoding APC family permease, with amino-acid sequence MAEPSTTPVPATDTGHTLRGSIGIAGIVFLVVAAAAPLTAIGGALPVMLAISNGPGVPLAYVVVAVVLLLFSVGYATMSHHVVDAGAFYAYVTRGLGPATGLGAAGLALLTYTAIQAGIYGLAATTLQGLITHYGGPSIPWWVLAGVLLLVVAPLGYRSIDLGARVLGVMLVLEMSVLAVLAVTILVKGGPEGYSPGSFSPAGFFHGAPGIAIMFAVASFIGFEATAIYGEEARSPRRTIPAATYTAVLLIGVFYAVCSWTMVIAYGPSKVEAAAGGDTAGLVFSAAARYLGTAYADIMNILLLTSLFAALLAFHNAIARYHYALGRQGVGPEALARTHHRHGSPHIGSLTQSASAAVILAVFVVAGSDPVLNLFTWMSGLATVSILALMVLTGAAIIVFFARNRVDDRLWHTRVAPALGLAGIVVVTVLVLANFTTLISGSVTLAIVLLALVVLFFAGGLVVARVTRGSRRENQLSG
- a CDS encoding winged helix-turn-helix transcriptional regulator — encoded protein: MTPSSKGDLFDPACPTRKLLDRIGTKWTSMAVKVLADAGPAEVRFADLQRRMPGVSQKMLSVTLQSLTRDGLVARRVEPTVPPKVHYRLTDLGRSLEVPLAALRSWAEEHMPAIDRANAVARD
- a CDS encoding EthD family reductase; translated protein: MHRLTVLYPPPADEAHFRDYYVNTHLPLAAKLPGLVQSQYSFDVASLAGQSKYFAVFHADFESAEAMASALGSEEGKAVSADVPNYASGGVELIHYPLS